The region GGTAGCCGCCGCCTTGGCTTTCAATACAGCTACAGCTTCGGGTTGGCTTACACAGCTGACTACAGGAACGCCCGGCTTAATAATCCCGGCCTTCTCGCCGGCAATCAGTTCCAGCGTATCTCCCAGCACATCGGTATGGTCATGTCCAACATTCGTAATGACCGACACCACCGGAGTAACGATATTCGTTACATCCAGCCTTCCCCCAAGCCCCGTCTCCCATACGACTACATCGGGATAACAAACTTCGCCGTAATAGAGAATCGCGAGCGCCGTCGCCACCTCGAACATGGTCGGTGAGCCCAGCTCAGTGCCCGCAATCTCCTCCACCAGCGGACGCAGCTGATTGGCAAGCGCAAGCAGCGTCTCTTCAGGAATATCCGTCCCGTTGTACTGGAACCGGTTCGTGAACTTCGTGATATAAGGAGAGGTAAAGGTCCCCACCGAATATCCGCTCTGAATAAGGGCCGAGGTTAAAAAGGCGCAGGTTGAGCCCTTGCCGTTCGTCCCCGCCACATGAATGAACTTAAGCTTCCGGTGCGGATGTCCCAGCTTCTCCATTAGAAGCTCTATCCGCTCCAGACCCGGCCGGATTCCAAAAGGAATCAGGCTGTTGATCCAGTCTACGGCTTCTGTATAAGAACTTAAGGGAGCGGCAGCGCCGCTCCGGGTGATCTCTTCCATGTCAGTTATCCTCTCAGCTCTGCAATACGGGCCAGCACTTTCTCGCGTCTGTCGGAATAATCCGCCTGCTTCGCCCGTTCCTCTTCGATGACTTTCGCCGGAGCTTTGGCTACAAAGCCCTGATTACTGAGCTTCTTCTCCACACGCTCCACTTCGCTGTTCAGGGTCTGGACTTCTTTCTCCAGACGGATAATCTCCTGATCGATATCGATCAGACCGGACAGCGGGAGAAGCAGCTCCGCTCCGGTAACCACGGCGGACATCATTTTATCCGGCGTCTGCGGCGCAAGGCCTGCTTCGAACGAAGAGGTGTTGCAGAAGCGCCCGATGTAATTGTCGTTACGGGAAATAATGTCCAGGGTGTCCTGGCTGCCGGCCTTGATAATCAGCTCGACCTTCTTGCTCATTGGCGCATTCACTTCCGCACGGATACCGCGAACAGCCCGGATGATATCCATCAGCAGGTTCATCTCTGATACCGCCTGCGGATTCTCAAGCGCCGCATCGTACTTCGGCCATTCAGCCAGCGTAATCGATTCTCCTTCATGCGGCAGATGCTGCCAGATCTCCTCGGTAATGAACGGCATGAACGGGTGAATCAGGCGCAGTGTGCGGTCCAGCACGTAAGCCAGAACAGACTGGGTCTTGGCCTTGGCGGCTGCGTCCGCTCCGTACAGCGAAAGCTTGGCGAATTCGATATACCAGTCGCACAGATCATCCCAGATGAAGTTGTAGAGCAGGCGTCCGGTCTCGCCGAACTCGTACGAGTCAATTAGACGCGTAATATCACGGGAAGTTTCGTTCAGGCGGTGCAAAATCCAGCGGTCTGCTGTGCCAAGCTCACCTGTAATGTCAATATCTTCAAAGGCTACGCCTTCCAGATTCATCAGCGCGAACCGGGAGGCATTCCAGATCTTGTTGGCAAAATTGCGCGCCTGCTCTACCTTTTCCATACGGAACCGCAGATCCTGGCCCGCTGTACTGCCGGTAGTAATCATATAACGCATGGCGTCAGCGCCGTACTGCTCGATAACATCCAGCGGATCGATGCCGTTGCCCAGAGACTTGGACATCTTGCGTCCTTCGGCATCGCGTACGAGTCCGTGCATCAGTACATCGGAGAACGGCTTCTGGCCTGTGAATTCCATGGCTGAGAAAATCATCCGCGCTACCCAGAAGTAAATGATATCGTACCCGGTAACCAGTACGTTGTTCGGATAGTAACGCTGATAGTCACTGCTCTCCCCGTCAGGCCAGCCTAATGTAGCGAACGGCCAGAGGTTGGAGCTGAACCAGGTATCCAGAACATCCTCATCCTGCTTCAGGTCGGACAGCCCGCTGATGCGGCGTGCTTCTTCTTCGTCGTGCGCAACAACAAGCTCCCCGGTAGATTCGGAGTACCAGGCCGGAATCCGGTGACCCCACCACAATTGGCGGGAGATACACCAGTCGCGGACATTCTCGATCCAGTTCAGGTACGTCTTCTCGAAGCGGTCCGGCACGAAGTGGACCCCGTCACCGTCCTTCTGTGCAGCGATGGCCGCTTCTGCCAGCGGCTGCATTTTGACGAACCACTGGGTGGACAGATAAGGCTCTACAACAGCCCCCGAACGCTCACTGTGCCCAACCTGGTGTACATGATCCTCAATGGAGATCAGCACGCCTTGCTCCTTCAGGTCGGCTACGATGGCCTTACGGCAGTCGCTGCGGTCCATTCCCTGGTAAGCGCCTGCTTCCTCATTCATCACTCCGCCTTCGTCCATTACATTGATCTGCGGAAGGTTATGGCGGACTCCCATCTCGAAGTCATTCGGATCATGCGCCGGTGTAATCTTAACCGCACCGCTGCCGAACTCCTTATCTACGTATTCATCAGCAATAACCGGAATCTCTCTGCCTATAATCGGCAGGACCAGTGTTCTGCCAATCAGATGCTTGTAACGGTCATCCTCCGGGTGTACCGCTACCGCTGTATCGCCCAGCATCGTCTCGGGCCGCGTGGTAGCCACCGTAATATGGCCGCTGCCATCCTTAAGCGGATAACGCAGATGGTACAGATGCCCGTTCACTTCCTTGTATTCAACCTCGATATCCGACAGGGCTGTACGGGCAGCCGGGTCCCAGTTAATAATCCGCTTGCCGCGATAGATCAGGCCCTTCTGGTACAGCTCCACAAATACCTTGCTTACCGCCTTCTTCATTCCATCATCAAAGGTAAAGCGTTCGCGGGAGTAATCGAGGGACAGGCCCACCTTGGCCCACTGGTCATGAATGGTCTTGGCATACTGGTCTTTCCAGTCCCATACCTGCTCCAGGAACTTCTCGCGCCCCAGATCATGGCGGGAGATCCCCTGCTGGCGCAGCTTCTGCTCTACCTTGGTCTGTGTAGCAATCCCTGCATGGTCCGTACCGGGCAGCCACAGGGTATCATATCCCTGCATCCGCTTGGTGCGGATCAGCACATCCTGAAGCGTAAAATCCAGCGCGTGTCCGATATGCAGCATTCCGGTTACATTCGGCGGCGGAATCACGATGCTGTACGGCTCCGCATCCGGCCGCTTGCCGGCTTCGAAGAAGCCCTTCTCCATCCAGTACGCATACCATTTCTTCTCTGCCGCTCCCGGATCATATGTAGTCGGCATATCGCTCTGCTTGTGATTAGCTGAAGCGGTAGCTTCTGCCGCTTCCTGCCCGTTCGGCAGCTCTGCTGCTGCATTGTTGTTATCAGCCATTGTGAACCCTCCACTGTTAAATGTATTGAGTAGCTAGCGGTTTCTGAGAATACAAAAAGGCCCTTCGTCTCAAAGGACGAAAGGCCATTCTTTCGCGGTACCACCTTTGTTTCGCGCCAATAAAAAATAAACCACTGCCTTAAGTTCCCTAACAGGTTCCTAAAGCTCAGCGCGACACTCATGCAGGGTAACGGCTGCAACCGGCCGCATCCTAACCGGTCTTCATGATGAAGACAAGCTCAGAAGGGCAACTCCGGGGCGACTTCGGGGGCTGCGTCCTGCGGGAATTCACACCAATAATAATCCCGCTCTCTGAAGGGCTGACCGCCTACTCTTCCCGTTCCCAGTCTTTATGCTAGTTATTACTTAGTTCAATAATACATTCAGTGTTATCCCTAGTCAACCAGCATATACACAAAGGGCGCGCAGCAGACGAACCTTGGCGCTTACTCCCCGCTCCAGATCACTTGAACCACGTTGAAGCCCTGGCGGCTGCCCGTTCCGGGAGCCCCGTCCACGGTAACAGCAAACGTGCTACCTGCATCAATAATCTGGAAGGCGGCTGCAGAGACCTCCTCCGATTTGGAGGTGGCTCCTTTTTGCGCGAAATAGTCCTTATACGTATTGCCCAGCGTCTCCAGCCCCTGCTTCGTGGTATAGCTGAAGGTCGCGGACGGCTTGCCGGTCGCCGAGCCTTCGATCAGATCAAAGATCTTCGCGTCCGCCGGAAGCGGGAAGTCCGCCGGCAGGCTCTTCGGCCGCTTCACAGAATCCGCTGGTGTTCCTGCGGACGAGCCGCCGGAGGAGACAGCCGGAGCAGCCCCATTACCGATGATGACCCGGCTGGTTGCAGCATCGTAAGTAACAGCGGTGTTCAGCGCTTCGCCTATGGAGCGTACAGGCAGATAAGTGATGCCGTTGTAGGTAATCGGGGCGAGGGTTTTGCCGTTGCCGTCTTTGGGCGTGTACGCCTGGCCATTCACGACGATCCCGATTTTGTTGTTCAGGAGCGCCTTGATCTCCTGCAGATTGCTGGCGGCATAGACACCGGCCGAGACTGTGAGCGTCAAGCTTAGTGCGGCCGCAGTGGCTGCCACTTTTCTCTTCATGTGAATGATCATCCTTCCAGAAGTAGTGTACCAGCGCATAGCTGCCTGAATGTGTAATGTATGTAGGCCGGTAGTGACTATTACCCCCGGCTGAACGGTTTGTAAACCAGAAGCGGAAATCATATACAGAAACAGGAACAGCCCCATCCGTAAGGCAAGGGCTGTTCCTGTTAAGCCTGAATTCTCCGCGCATCATCAATCTCAAGGGATGTATAATACCTGTCCCTCTTCTACAACCTGACCGGACAGCCGGTTATACATGGTCAGCTCCCGGGTGCTTAGCTGGTATTTCTCGGCTATGGTGTCCAGCGTCTCTTCCCGCTGTACAATGCAGAGCCTTACCTTGCGGAACAGCTCCGTTCCGCCCATGCCGCCGATGAACCGGCTCTTCCACGCTGTGTCATTGCCGGCCTCAGGAACAGCCTCCGCTACAGAGTCTAAATTGCCCGATAGCAGTTCTTCCTGCTCTCTGTTGGCGCGGCTTGCGCTGAGCAGCGAGGAGAAGGTGAGCGGCTCCCGCTCGGCGGCTCCAGGTTCTTTTTTGCTGCCAAGGGCAACCTTGAGATCCTGCTTCTCCTCAGGGGGAGCCAGAGATTCCGCAGACAGGAAGACTTCATTGTCTATGGCCTGGATCTCCTCTGCCGCCTCCCCTTCTTCGTTCCCGGCAAATAGCGCAGCAGCGTCACTGGCAGCGGAGGTTAACACCGGCTCAGGCTGCGCGGCGGCTTGAAGCTTCGCATTACCCCAATGATCCACTGTGTTCAAGGCGGCGCTGCCTGCCGAAGAAGCCGTATCCAGGCTATGGGTCCTTGCTCTGGGTTCCTTGTCCTTCAGGGGTGGGGAGAGATAGGCGGCGGGCTGGGTGTACGTAGTTTCTTCCGCATACAGAGGTTGGACTACAGCCTCAGCCGGATTAGCAGAGTTCTGATCTTCTTCAGAGCCCTCGGCCGCCCCCTCGCCATAGGTCCAGAGCGAATTCTCATACAGGGTATCATTCTCCGGACTGCGGAATTTCTCCTCAGACGTATTGCTGTCTCCTGCCTCCGGCGAATACGCTACTGTGTATTCCTCCTGCTGCCAGGCCGGCTGTGCATCTGCACTTCCGATTCCCCGCAGCGAGAGCACTC is a window of Paenibacillus sp. FSL H3-0469 DNA encoding:
- a CDS encoding valine--tRNA ligase, translating into MPTTYDPGAAEKKWYAYWMEKGFFEAGKRPDAEPYSIVIPPPNVTGMLHIGHALDFTLQDVLIRTKRMQGYDTLWLPGTDHAGIATQTKVEQKLRQQGISRHDLGREKFLEQVWDWKDQYAKTIHDQWAKVGLSLDYSRERFTFDDGMKKAVSKVFVELYQKGLIYRGKRIINWDPAARTALSDIEVEYKEVNGHLYHLRYPLKDGSGHITVATTRPETMLGDTAVAVHPEDDRYKHLIGRTLVLPIIGREIPVIADEYVDKEFGSGAVKITPAHDPNDFEMGVRHNLPQINVMDEGGVMNEEAGAYQGMDRSDCRKAIVADLKEQGVLISIEDHVHQVGHSERSGAVVEPYLSTQWFVKMQPLAEAAIAAQKDGDGVHFVPDRFEKTYLNWIENVRDWCISRQLWWGHRIPAWYSESTGELVVAHDEEEARRISGLSDLKQDEDVLDTWFSSNLWPFATLGWPDGESSDYQRYYPNNVLVTGYDIIYFWVARMIFSAMEFTGQKPFSDVLMHGLVRDAEGRKMSKSLGNGIDPLDVIEQYGADAMRYMITTGSTAGQDLRFRMEKVEQARNFANKIWNASRFALMNLEGVAFEDIDITGELGTADRWILHRLNETSRDITRLIDSYEFGETGRLLYNFIWDDLCDWYIEFAKLSLYGADAAAKAKTQSVLAYVLDRTLRLIHPFMPFITEEIWQHLPHEGESITLAEWPKYDAALENPQAVSEMNLLMDIIRAVRGIRAEVNAPMSKKVELIIKAGSQDTLDIISRNDNYIGRFCNTSSFEAGLAPQTPDKMMSAVVTGAELLLPLSGLIDIDQEIIRLEKEVQTLNSEVERVEKKLSNQGFVAKAPAKVIEEERAKQADYSDRREKVLARIAELRG
- a CDS encoding stalk domain-containing protein, which produces MKRKVAATAAALSLTLTVSAGVYAASNLQEIKALLNNKIGIVVNGQAYTPKDGNGKTLAPITYNGITYLPVRSIGEALNTAVTYDAATSRVIIGNGAAPAVSSGGSSAGTPADSVKRPKSLPADFPLPADAKIFDLIEGSATGKPSATFSYTTKQGLETLGNTYKDYFAQKGATSKSEEVSAAAFQIIDAGSTFAVTVDGAPGTGSRQGFNVVQVIWSGE
- a CDS encoding LysM peptidoglycan-binding domain-containing protein, with translation MFDQSHGLRFDIYERIHLSEELPGIAELEEVELVPDIQVIQREDRAELHGQLLLTGLYRGEDDLTQRLEHAIPVEITVPLTRVSSLDDIGVEIENFDIDLLTMRTVNITGVLSLRGIGSADAQPAWQQEEYTVAYSPEAGDSNTSEEKFRSPENDTLYENSLWTYGEGAAEGSEEDQNSANPAEAVVQPLYAEETTYTQPAAYLSPPLKDKEPRARTHSLDTASSAGSAALNTVDHWGNAKLQAAAQPEPVLTSAASDAAALFAGNEEGEAAEEIQAIDNEVFLSAESLAPPEEKQDLKVALGSKKEPGAAEREPLTFSSLLSASRANREQEELLSGNLDSVAEAVPEAGNDTAWKSRFIGGMGGTELFRKVRLCIVQREETLDTIAEKYQLSTRELTMYNRLSGQVVEEGQVLYIP